The genomic interval GACAGTGTTTCTTGCTCCTGAGGattaaagcatttatttattttgcagaaACAAGACATTCGATGCTTGAAGCTGTTACCAGCAAAACAACCACGTTACCATGTTATTTCTTTAAAAGGATCCATGTCCTGGTCTAAGATAAGAGCTTGATAATGAAAATAATGTGCAATCTGTCACTgtacaattcattcattatctgtaacccttatccagttcagggtcgcggtgggtccagagcctacctggaatcattgggcgcaaggcaggaatacaccctggagggggcgccagtccttcacagggcgacacacacacacattcactcacacactcacacctacggacacttttgagtcgccaatccacctaccaacgtgtgtttttggaccgtgggagaaaaccagatcacccagagaaaacccacgcagacacaaagagaacacaccacactcctcacagacagtcacccagaggaaacccacgcagacacagagagaacacaccacacttctcacagacagtcacccggaggaaacccacgcagacacagagagaacacaccacacttctcacagacagtcacccggaggaaacccacgcagacacagagagaacacaccacactcctcacagacagtcacccggaggaaacccacgcagacacagagagaacacaccacacttctcacagacagtcacccggagcgggaatcgaacccacaacctccagatccctggagctgtgtgactgcgacacctacctgctgcgccaccgtgccgcccctaattGTACAATGtaccatctgtggcagtgaacacacacacacacaacacacccagagtgggggGAACccatgctcaagggcacttcagctatGGACGTTCCTGTCTGTTCCTGGGGAtggaaccggcaaccttccggtaccaagcctggtctctaaccattaggcaaAGGCTGCCCCATGTAACACTGTTAAAATTTCAAAACATCCCGTTCACCATCCCAATCCATAAGTGTGGACTGAGCAGCACCAACAGTCACGGGTGTGTTACAGCAGAGGATGTCTGTGGGCACGTTTGAGGAATGGGCAAACCTCATTTTGCACTTCACAACAATTGTCATCATCTCATTTTTGTCCATATCTCTCCCCTTTCAACTCTGTACAGATCAGCACCGTGAGCCACAAGCACGGAGACTGACTCACAGAATCGACTCATctgtgagtctgtgtgagtgacaagaacataaacatatcTGACATGGTCCAAATAACTGTTAACTCTGACCCAACAGCTCTGAGTGATCTTTGGTTTTACAGAGCGACTCTCAGCAGCAGGAGGACACCATCTCAGCAGATACTTTCCCTCTGGACTCATTCACACTTGTTATTGGAAACATCCTGCTTTAAGACTGagaatttcttatttaaaaaatggttcATCTTTAACCAGAAATAATTAGAACCGTTTTTAAGCACTAATTATATCATGTAATGAACCACAGGactgattttgttttaaattcaaAGTCACACCGGGGTAAATATTAAAGAGCAGATAAATAAGGAACAGAGGCCATTTACTGCTGCAGAGTGAGGTGTGGCATGAAACAATAACAGCACTGTATCttaataaaacagcaacgcTTCAAAGATCTTTCACAACTTGACTGCACGCCCATACACGTTTGTATTGTAAGTTGAAGAGAGATACATTTATATAGTATTTATTTCTGCTGCCCTTCCGTTTCTCCAGCTTTAATCTTAATTACAGACCTGTTTGAGCTTctcctctatttctctctttctcgcgGACGCGTCTTCGGTCGGAATCATCTTTAAAAACCTTTACAGCTTTTACTTAAACGTAAACAATAACGAAATGCCCTCTTAACTGCGAGGTTAAACCGTAAATATATGAACAGCCATTCCGCCCTGGATATGAACACTAGGTGTAGCTCTAATATGGCAATCGAagcaaaacattacaaaataaaagtctttttaaTAAACTAAGCctaaattttaaatttcaatATAAATATAGACAGAAACTCCGTGGTGTGTCGTGAAGATAAAGGATTTAAACTGTACATATATGGACCATACAACCACGGGTTTAACCATTTAAGCATTCAGACAAATTTAGCATCAGCTGATAGCCAACACGAACAGGCCGCGTCTCAAATCACATTgtactagtgatgggaatttcggctctttcggctcctaaatggctctttgttttaccacttatttccattggtacagaacaatattacctacattttacatgactatatggacaaaatattattgttcaatattaaaaataataatagtgttgtaatggccaattgtttttatggttgtcttgtaataactcactgattgcactcacacattcaattgtataaataactggatttttatttaaacaccttaataaaaaatcacttgtaaactctgaaatacagccaatggaacccaaaaggtaggttttacaaaacagcttattaaattaaaataatcatccatttctgggaaataaaataaacaaatactctgcaaagtgcaaaacagcagcattcaacggtagtgattaaaacaaccacaactgtcaacaaacatttaactgatttaacattttcttcaactatttttttggaaggcagattggcattcaggaaaaccaagtgtctcagctcggagggttggagggttggagcttgcttgttgttctctgattggttgaatgacaagccttagaaaaaaatgtctcggtcttagacgggaaccggctctcatcgttcacttacaagagccggctctttgaaccgattcgttcgcgaccgacacatcactacacTGTACTGCGTTAGCGAAACAGAGAGTATTATTATTACAGCAAAACCCACCGTTAGAAAAGTGACTAGAAGGAAACTAATCCCCTTAAAGAGACAATAGCCTTGTCCGTGCTTCGTGTGTTTTAGTGACGTCAACAGCATGAAGATACTGAAGTGTTTTaggtttattttgaaaatattatttGGCTTTACAAATTACTGAAGTTAtttgtataatttatttaatctgTTGGCGAATATAGCTTTCTCTGCCAGTTGTGTCACTCAGCCCCTGTCTCAGAGTGTAATAAAGTCAGGCTGAaggctgggggggggggggtctcaaaataaacacaacacactttaaATCCTTTACATTTAGCAGATGAGTTCTATCGTCATGTTCAGACATCACATCCCAACCATTACTAAACTAATTTTTGGTGCTAAAGACACTgctaaatacacagtaaaagcTGGTGACTggtaaagaaaaaacaacaacaactggcCACTTGTTTTCTGTAGCTAACGTTCCCATAAAGTTCAGTGAACTCTGCAGTTTCCCGTTAGTGTGAATAAACCTCATTTTATTCACACTTGATGTCTACttaacatttacaaacattgtGTTTTCAAGTAGCGGCTCTCGCTGTGTGAATACTCTTTGTTTAGGTGTAGTGGCCTTTTTaagttcactagtgtgtggtTTGTAACGCGTcctcatttaattatttaaatcagTTACGAAATCTACATTTCAAGATAAAAGTCCTTCCTGAACACAGCCATGGAACAGTACACTTGCGTATAACGTAGATAagacataaaataaaaccatcCGGACACACACACGAAAATGTATATTCATTCTTTGTGTATAAAAACCATATCAGACATATCACTTTTTAAATATCTTAAGTCTGTCGGAGACATCGTTTTCGTGTGATTAATGTGTGAACTAATAAAGAAGTGTTAGATTGAGATGAAGAAAAGGTTATTCGGGTGAATAGTGCATAGATAATAATGTAAACATGACCTATTAAACTTATATACCAGTATATCCTCTACATCTACGTTTATAGTTTGTATAGTTCGTTTTACCAGAAACAGTGAAATAACCCaaataaaaacccacaaaaaactTGCTAATAGGTCACACGCTACTCCAGCAGTTTAAAATGAATGGtgttaatttttgtaaaaaataaatgtttattctaTCAGCCATTTTCATTGAAGAAGAAAGAAATATGTTGTTCAGGCAGTCATTTCTTCTCCCCCTGTGCATAATGTACCTAGTAATAAAAAACAAGATGTGGAAAGAATGGATCACATTATGAGAGTTCTAATTAATTTTGAATTGAGAAAATGAGATCACACAAAAGGAGCCATTTTGATTTCAAGCTGACTTTAAATATTCTAGGTTTtccaaaacattatttatttcaaacaCCACGACAGAACCAAAGATCATTTCAAGGTTTTGAGAAATTATGTATTCAGCTCTTCACAAAAGCTCAGTTACACTTTCATACACACAACTATGTACACGTTTTACACATCTGCCGAAGTTAAAACCCAATATCAGTGAAATGTATCAAGGCGTGCAAGTCCAGTCCAATCAGGAACGATctacaatgtaaaatatatttaaaagaaatatgaATGTTATTATAGGTCTATAATAAATCATGCTTCTCtctatgtttataaatatctgCACTGGTAAATAGTTAACCCTTtatcaccctgttcttcagtggcaGGTGTAGGAGAGAGTGGAGTGTGTCTACAACCTAGAGTTCAGACAAAAGGAGAGAGAGTTTGAATGTTACAACTCTGCGGTCTGAACCAGGCGAGATTTTCAACCGAAATGCATCCAATATCTGCACCAAACTAAGatgaatttataaatataataatttattataataaatactgTTAATACTGACAAATGAAGTTTGAAACAATGTAGAATACTGGATATTAGCTTGTTTCTGATAATTCAGTGCAGAAAACGTCTTTAAAAAAGTAGTAGTTTTTAAGTGAAGCCTGGGGACATGGACGTCTCAATGTTGACTTTGGGAGAGACGGTTGTAACACGGTCTAAACCCAACACAGCCACGTGGAGGCTTTAATCTTTCTGGTTCTCACTGTCGGTTATATTACACACACCAACTGGGCCATTAGCATTTTAAAGCAGTTTCACTGACCACACTGGAGCACTCTATAGTCtggcaattacagactgtgctCCATCTGTTGCACCGCATATGATTCTGACACCTTTCACCCTGTACTTCACTGATCAGGGCCCTCACAGATCAGGTTGGCTTTGGGTCGCTCTGCAGTGACATTAagggtgatggtgtgttagtgtgtgtgtgtggcgctgGTATGACTGGATCAGACTGCCCATTCAACAAAGTAGGTGAGTGGACGGTGTGTGAACTACAGCGTGCTCCTgtgcggtcagtggagctgagagaacggacagtgaatgtagaagtAACGTGGTGGGTTTAATGTTATGGATGATGTGTGCCTGTGTAAATCCTGTTTAAACCCTGGATAAATACTTATTATTAAAAGTTAATTTTATGATACAAAACCTGCTTGCTGTGAAAATTCAGATTCTCTGATGTTCTAGAAACACAGGCCAAAGACACGTTCTACTCAACTCCATCAAACCCTTGTGCTACGTTCGTGCCTTGCTTTCCCCCCGTGTGATAAACCCTCAATGATTTTTTCCACAGAGATATCAGCAAACGATCCTTCGTCGTGAACCAGAAGAGAAACGTTCACTAGCAGTAAAAACAAACCTTAACGTAACCTCACAGTAACTAGCTATGGTTTTAAGTTAATAACAACTCACAAATTTGCTTAAAAAACAAGTGTAGAGCATCTATTTGAAACACTGTAGCTGCAGCATCTGCCCAGTGAAGGGGACTCCGTCACATGCTTCTTTTAAATTCAGAAATGTCCTTCAACCCAGACACCTGTGTTAGGAATATTGCAAAAATGCTGGAAAAGCTGAGACAGCTCCTCTTCACGACGACTCCTGTTTACTCATAGCCTTCAAAACAAACAGGAGAAGGGATATTAGTGACAGCAACACAAATATACCTCAATAAAGCACCATGTACAGCTGTATTTAATAACAGTACGGCAAAGATACGGGTGCCTCACACCTGCGTCTCCTGACTAGTCAGTTTTTGAGTTTGGTGCTGACGCACACtaaagtccccacaatgcaaTGCAGTAAGGAAAGGGAGAAATTAAGCCTGGAAAAGTGTGTATAAATACGGAACCTGACTGCAGAACATTGCCACGTGGGCGGGTAAGAGAACGAGAAACATGAGATGGTTCAGTAAAGTGTCTATAAATGATGTTTCctatataaacattttacaacACAGCAGTACATAAAGACTGTGTGCGCTAATCTACCAAACCCACATCACTAAGGTTAGCACCTAGTGGATTCCTTACAGAATTAGTGTGTAATACACCACTAGCACATTCCCCATGTTGAGCCAGACAACAAAACACGTAGAACTGGAATCCTGGAcccagcaggaacacacctgtTTGAATAACTGCTTCCCGAAGTAGCTGGTGGCCATGTTCTTCAGGTTCGTTCTGGTGCCCACTTTACAGCGAACGTATCCATAAAGATTCGCTCCCTGCAGAACCACGCCCATAATCACCACCGcctgcaaaaacacacaagtCCATTACAACCCACTCTCCCCCAATTCTAGAAGCTAGTTATTTATGGCAGCAGTACAAATGTTAAAGATGCGTGtattcgcggtgggtccagagcctacctggaatcattgggcgcaaggcaggcgccagtccttcacaaggcaacacactcacacacacacacacacattcactcacacacacacacctacggacacttttgagttgaaaccggagcacccggaggaaacccacgcagacacagggagaacacaccacactcctcacagacagccacccggaggaaacccacgcagacacagggagaacacaccacactcctcacagacagtcacccggaggaaacccaccacactcctcacagacagtcacctggaggaaacccacacagacacagagaacacaccacactcctcacagacagtcatcgggagcgggaatcgaacccacaacctccaggctgactgcgacacctacctgctgcaccaccgtgccgccctgtgtgTATTCTTAAAACGGAGCAATGGAACAATGCTGAAAAATAATTACTTTTCCGTGGGTTGTATTTTGAACAGCGTGAAAGGTGTGTGCTGTGAAAAGTCTGTGAACACCTTTTTATGTCTCTTTCATAAGCCACTTTACTGCACCAGCAGCTTCTAGCCCCCtaggaacatttctgtaaaggTTTGATGGTGCACAGTCCCTACAGCATTAGTCGGGTCAGGTACTGGTAtcggatgattagttctgtatcCTAAACCCCACTGAAACTCATCCCAGGCGTGTACTGAATGCTTCATGATTCCAGAAAGCACCCGTCGATCGCCTGCTGGTGCACAGTGATGTGATCAATACATTACAACCTCTGATTCGAGGATTCTGGTCTAAAACGTGCACAGGATTTTAAAGCATCGTAAATCATcttcatcatatttttaatttgtaaagAGCCTTTCACAACCCAAGAGATGTTTTAGGTACAGAATCAATAAACCATGAACTAACAAGTGAAAGGTAGGTCCACAATGATTGTAGACTGACGATGTGGCTGTTTTAACGAGGGTTCGTTGTGTTCTCACCAGCCATTTGATTTTGAAGGAGAAGAGGGCTGTAAAAGTGAAGATGACCCAGAGAATAGGGCAAATGATCAGCCCCAGCCAGAAGATCCTCGCCTCAGAATCAGACGGGAGAGATGCCGGGAACTGCTGAGCATGTCCctaaaaacaccacacacacacacacacagcaaagttCTCTCACAGACAGTTCTCAATCTGACGTATAAAGGGCAGCATTGTACTTCTTTAATTTTAAGACTAACCTTTCTAGACTCAAACACCCAATGACTATTTCCATCCTCATCCACCTGGTTCCACCATCGCAGACCCACAAGCAGACGGCCCGTGATATTCtgataaaacaaaacaatcagagCAACAATTAAGTAGAGTAAACTTTTATTATAGTTACAAAACCTAGGTCACTGAGGGGGCAACATCAATTACAGTCAGTAGTTCACAAAATCTCTAATATTCAACAGACATTTCATAACTTAAAGATGGGGCAAAAACAAGAGCCCCATTTCTCACCACTGTGCTCCTCAGATTGTGATGAAAAGAAGATcagtatcatttaaaggaacaagtgCAGAAAGCAGTCATTATGAACAGGGTAAGagttgtgctgtggtgtttgatccttgtgggattttgaccaaatatttcattaagaccctggAGATGTATTACTCCAGgtattgtttcattttaaagtcACTGTCAGTCTGCATGTGTCCACCAAACGTGATAAACGTTTACGTAGCCCCTTACCTTGACCGTCCAAAAGTCGCATGACAGGAGCAGGATGATGGAGACCATGCAGGCGATGAAGCTGCTGCTGAGCAACTCACAGAGCAGATAGACCAGGATCGCACTCACCCGGAAAAACAAGTGGAAGAACGAGGCCACGGGATGCCTACAGATCCATGCGAattaaaccaaacaaataaacacacacagacacacaatgacAATACACACACCTTATAAGGCAACTCTGACAAACTCTGAGTATGATTCAACACTGATGTCACAAACGAACGAAATGCTAGTCAGGTGATAATTTACTCACTTGATTTTAGATTTTCGAGAATTTCTAGCAGAATCCTCTTCTGCATCAAATAATGAAACCTCATCGTCGTTTGAATCCTGCAGATACGAGACAGTTAGACAAATCTCTGCTGCTGTTAAAGTTGTTGTAAGACGTCACATTAATGCTGGCACACACAGATCACCACTTAATAAAGTCTCTGGAGATGAGAAATCTGACCGGTATTTCATATTTACTGAGGCAGATGGCTCTTAAAacgctttgtgtgtgtggtgtgttctctctgtgtctgcgtgggtttcctccaggtgaatgtctgtgaggagtgtggtgtgttctctttgtgtctgcgtgggtttcctccgggtgactgtctgtgaggagtgtggtgtgttctccctgtgtctgcatgggtttcctccgggtgactgtctgtgaggagtgtggtgtgttctccctgtgtctgcatgggtttcctccgggtgactgtctgtgaggagtgtggtgtgttcttactgtgtctgtgtgggtttcctccgggtgactgtctgtgaggagcgtggtgtgttctctctgtgtctgtgtgggtttcctccgggtgactgtctgtgaggagtgtggtgtgttctctctgtgtctgcgtgggttacctccgggtgactgtctgtgaggagtgtggtgtgttctctctgtgtctgcgtgggtttcccccgagtgaatgtctgtgaggagtgtggtgtgttctccctgtgtctgtgtgggtttcctccgggtgactgtctgtgaggagtgtggtgtgttctctctgtgtctgtgtgggtttcctccgggtgactgtctgtgaggagagtggcgtgttctctctgtgtctgcgtgggttacctccgggtgctccggtttcttcccacagtccaaaaacacacgttggtaagtggactggcgactcaaaagtgtctgtaggtgtgagtgtgggagtgaatgtgtgagtgtgtgttgccctgtgacggactggcgccccctccagggtgtgttctggcattgcgcccaatgattccaggtaggttctggacccaccgcgaccctgaactggataagagttacagataatgaatgagcaAGTGAATGAATAAgtcatggttgtgatgtcacagcacaGACTTCTGATTAGTCTTATTCATTTCAAAATTAAGAATTATGGCAATGTCACCAGCTCTATCTATCTTTTAAAATTCCAACTGTTACATGAAaccttttaaacattttttaaaaatgttctgggtaacaatttactgaaaacagactgtgtatatgtgtagAATATATGTGCACTCCCCTTCCTTAAATGTGTGACCTACTTGATCAAATGAAGTGACCCTGACTTTTCTTGGTAACAAAGATATTACTCATTTAAATCAGAATTAAAGAGCTGTGAGGGGGAGAGCGTTCAGTTTTCTAGGATTATTAATAACTCTCTTGTGGATTAGATCTGTCATAATGTTTGAGAGTCATTTAACTGACGGAAAAGTACTTTATAAACGATTATTcctataaatattcatattctctGTAAATACACAGAACTATGTCCACAGCAACCCTTCGAATAAACACAGGCTAAACTCTAGAGGATATGAGGTAAAGGTTAGTTTAATTAGTAGAATATTAACACAACTGTGGTCAATAATCTATAAAGATACGTTTCAGTAACATTTAGAgcctaaatatatataaaaacaggcTTTAAAACTCACCAGTCTGAGCATGGCGGTCCCTCAGCTACAAACACATCGTTATAGACCAACCGCACCGGACTAGgcctttcaaaataaaagtccacttaaaacaaattaaattaatgtcAAATAATGACAAAATTATTTCACAAATACAAAATTCCTCAAAGGCCTTCacaattaattatataattatatattataataatataacacaCTGCTTCTCACatgctaatgtgtgtgtgtgtgtgtgtgtgtgtgtgtgtgtttcagtttcaccTCACTCACTGTCAATTAATTCTCCAGGAATCCTCAGTgcctcagtgacactgatatgtttacagttacagttagtgtgtgttgtgctggtgcga from Hoplias malabaricus isolate fHopMal1 chromosome 3, fHopMal1.hap1, whole genome shotgun sequence carries:
- the tvp23b gene encoding Golgi apparatus membrane protein TVP23 homolog B: MLRLDSNDDEVSLFDAEEDSARNSRKSKIKHPVASFFHLFFRVSAILVYLLCELLSSSFIACMVSIILLLSCDFWTVKNITGRLLVGLRWWNQVDEDGNSHWVFESRKGHAQQFPASLPSDSEARIFWLGLIICPILWVIFTFTALFSFKIKWLAVVIMGVVLQGANLYGYVRCKVGTRTNLKNMATSYFGKQLFKQAMSKQESS